A single genomic interval of Takifugu flavidus isolate HTHZ2018 chromosome 19, ASM371156v2, whole genome shotgun sequence harbors:
- the LOC130516004 gene encoding E3 ubiquitin/ISG15 ligase TRIM25-like codes for MAQNGMEDPFSCYICFHLLEEPVTIPCGHTYCRRCITHLWDRQPVPSCPQCLQSFSPCPVLMKNTILGVLVEQLQRRGRLDPVDCSAGAEDVACDSCIGEKMKAIRSCLVCLVSYCRWHLQPHFQSPAFQKHTLVEPRETLQQNFCPQHNEVMKMFCRTDQQLICSICYMDAHKDHDTASTVMERTERQKALIEIQKEVQQRIQEKGKDFQALKEEVEVVDHSANKAVEDIDRFFHEMFQHLERKHSEKRDQIEAMREVEMSHASRLKEKLQQEIEELTRANDQLKELFLTQDHTQFLHSSFSLLRLAEPADSPVTQVRHLKHFENATAGWSHVQQKIQNLVENWPDGSDTDAMMAAEVPTSPQPQRRADFLKYSCNLTLDPKTAHPMIVVSEGNRRATYVPHAQPCLSNPERFLYCYQALSKERMAGRCYWEVSVKGGLSVALSYRSIHRRLYFNESGFGFNLNSWALHCDKGNYVFYHDKVPTPIVGDGASRIGVYLDHSAGILAFYNISHTMTLLHRVQTAFAQPLHAGIRFHGDAGDEAEFLTLKKIR; via the coding sequence ATGGCCCAGAACGGGATGGAGGACCCCTTCTCCTGCTACATCTGTTtccacctgctggaggagccagTGACCATCCCCTGTGGACACACCTACTGCAGAAGGTGCATCACACACCTCTGGGACAGGCAGCCGGTCCCCAGCTGCCCTCAGTGCCTGCAGAGCTTCTCGCCGTGCCCCGTGCTGATGAAAAACACTATCCTGGGGGTtttggtggagcagctgcaaCGCCGGGGTCGCCTGGATCCCGTCGACTGCTCCGCTGGCGCCGAAGACGTGGCCTGTGACTCCTGCATCGGCGAGAAGATGAAAGCCATCAGGTCTTGCCTGGTGTGCCTGGTGTCTTACTGTAGATGgcacctccagcctcacttcCAATCGCCCGCCTTTCAAAAACACACGCTGGTGGAGCCGCGCGAGACGCTGCAGCAGAACTTCTGCCCTCAGCACAACGAGGTGATGAAGATGTTCTGCCGCACCGACCAGCAGCTCATCTGTAGCATTTGTTACATGGACGCGCACAAGGACCACGACACCGCGTCGACCGTGATGGAGAGAACCGAAAGGCAGAAAGCGCTGATAGAAATCCAGAAGGAAGTTCAGCAGAGGATCCAGGAGAAGGGGAAGGACTTCCAGGCGctcaaggaggaggtggaggtggtcgATCACTCCGCCAACAAAGCGGTGGAAGATATCGACAGGTTCTTCCATGAGATGTTCCAACATCTGGAAAGAAAACACTCTGAAAAGAGGGATCAGATCGAAGCCATGCGAGAGGTCGAGATGAGCCACGCCAGCaggctgaaggagaagctgcagcaggagatcgAGGAGCTGACGAGGGCGAACGACCAGCTGAAGGAGCTCTTCCTCACACAGGACCACACCCAGTTTCTCCACAGCTCCTTCTCGCTGCTGCGCCTCGCCGAGCCTGCGGACTCCCCCGTCACACAAGTCCGCCACCTCAAGCACTTTGAGAACGCGACGGCCGGTTGGTCCCACGTCCAGCAGAAGATACAGAACCTGGTGGAGAACTGGCCCGACGGCTCCGACACGGACGCCATGATGGCGGCAGAAGTTCCGACGTCGCCGCAGCCCCAGAGACGAGCAGACTTCCTGAAATATTCCTGCAACCTCACTCTGGATCCCAAGACGGCACACCCGATGATAGTGGTATCCGAGGGCAACAGAAGAGCCACGTACGTGCCTCACGCtcagccatgtctcagtaaCCCAGAGAGGTTCCTCTACTGCTACCAGGCCCTGAGCAAGGAGAGGATGGCTGGgcgctgttactgggaggtgtCCGTTAAAGGGGGGCTCTCCGTGGCTCTGTCCTACCGGTCGATCCATCGAAGGCTCTACTTTAATGAAAGCGGGTTTGGGTTCAATCTCAACTCGTGGGCGCTGCATTGCGACAAAGGCAACTACGTGTTCTATCACGACAAAGTCCCAACTCCCATCGTGGGAGATGGAGCCAGTCGGATCGGAGTGTATCTGGACCACAGCGCAGGAATCTTGGCTTTCTACAACATCTCTCATACCATGACGCTGCTCCACCGTGTCCAGACGGCGTTCGCTCAACCCCTCCACGCCGGGATCCGCTTTCACGGCGATGCCGGAGACGAGGCCGAGTTCCTCACGTTGAAGAAAATCAGATAA